From one Cucurbita pepo subsp. pepo cultivar mu-cu-16 chromosome LG17, ASM280686v2, whole genome shotgun sequence genomic stretch:
- the LOC111779117 gene encoding probable leucine-rich repeat receptor-like protein kinase At2g33170 produces MVVKMLSLLLLAFLFNTSHGLNSEGYFLLELKNGLSDPYRSLRNWDPSDGTPCQWTGVNCTSGVEPVVYSLDLSSKNLSGPLSSSVGELIHLTYLDLSFNGFTGSIPKEIGNCMRLEYLFLQNNKFDGELPSELGKLTSLVKLNICNNRIHGSFPEEIGNLESLFELVAYTNNITGPLPHSFGNLKNLRMFRAGQNAISGSLPAEIGQCKNLETLGLAQNQLEGELPKEIGMLRNLTELILWGNQFSGVLPKELGNCTSLTVFALYQNNVGGSIPKEFGNLSSLKKLYIYRTALNGTIPRELGNLSQALEIDFSENYLSGEIPKEFSNIKGLRLLYLFQNQLTGVIPNELSSLSNLTKLDLSINNLKGPVPFGFQYMPALSQLQLFENSLSGTIPQGLGRYSPLWVVDFSDNLLTGRIPPHLCRRSNLIILNLVSNNLYGNIPTGILKCESLLQIRLIGNRFSGSFPSELCNLMNLTGIELDQNRFSGPLPPEIKNCQTLQRLHISNNYFTSNFPKEIGKLVQLVSFNASSNRFTGSIPPEIAHCKTLQRLDLSHNRFENTLPNGIGSLLELEILRVSENKLSGNIPAELRDLSRLTELQMGGNSFSGSIPMELGSLKSLQIALNLSFNMLTGTIPSELGNLSLLEYLLLNNNRLTGEIPSSFSSLSSLMGCNFSYNDLHGPIPSIPLLQNMLASSFIGNKGLCGGPLGDCNGDLSSPSVPSSESVNAPRGRIIIGIAASIGGVSIVLIMIILHCMIHRPDMVQNKEKLSLDSNIYFPPKEGFTFRDLIRATNGFHESCVVGKGACGTVYKAVMPSGQTIAVKKSMSNREGSTMENSFWAEISTLGKIRHRNIVKLYGYCYHQGSNLLLYEYMERGSLGELLHGTASNLEWPTRFTIAVGAAEGLAYLHHDCKPRIIHRDIKSNNILLDRNFEAHVGDFGLAKVMDMPHSKSMSAVAGSYGYIAPEYAYTMKVTEKCDIYSYGVVLLELLTGKTPVQPVDQGGDLVTWVKIYLRNHSMSSGILDERLNLQDQSTVDHMLTVLKIALMCTSLSPYQRPSMREVVLMLLESTEPDEDHIPALTDNLAPKDDAVS; encoded by the exons ATGGTTGTTAAAATGTTGAGTTTGCTGCTTCTTGCTTTTCTGTTTAATACTTCACATGGATTGAATTCAGAAGGGTATTTTCTCTTGGAGCTGAAAAATGGTCTTTCTGATCCGTATCGTTCGTTGAGAAATTGGGATCCGAGCGATGGAACACCGTGCCAATGGACCGGTGTGAACTGTACTTCTGGTGTGGAACCAGTGGTCTATTCTCTTGACTTGAGCTCGAAGAATCTTTCGGGTCCTTTGAGCTCGAGTGTTGGTGAATTAATCCATCTAACTTATCTTGATCTTTCCTTCAATGGATTCACGGGAAGTATACCGAAAGAGATCGGGAATTGTATGAGGTTGGAGTATCTTTTTCTGCAAAACAATAAGTTTGATGGGGAACTTCCATCTGAATTGGGGAAGTTGACTTCATTGGTTAAGTTGAATATATGTAATAATAGAATCCATGGTTCTTTTCCTGAGGAGATTGGGAATCTAGAATCCTTGTTTGAATTAGTTGCATATACGAACAACATAACGGGGCCATTGCCTCATTCGTTTGGGAATCTCAAGAACTTGAGGATGTTTCGAGCAGGACAAAATGCGATTTCGGGAAGCTTACCAGCTGAAATAGGTCAGTGTAAGAACTTGGAAACGCTTGGCCTTGCTCAAAATCAGCTAGAAGGGGAATTACCAAAGGAGATTGGTATGCTTAGAAACTTGACTGAATTGATTCTTTGGGGGAATCAGTTTTCTGGCGTTCTACCAAAAGAGCTCGGTAATTGTACGAGTCTAACGGTTTTTGCTCTGTATCAGAACAATGTTGGTGGATCCATACCTAAGGAATTTGGGAACTTAAGCTCTTTGAAGAAGTTGTATATATACCGGACTGCGTTGAACGGAACCATTCCGAGGGAGCTTGGGAACCTTTCTCAGGCATTGGAGATCGACTTCTCAGAGAACTATTTGAGTGGTGAGATACCTAAAGAGTTTAGTAACATAAAAGGTCTCCGATTACTGtatctttttcaaaatcaGCTGACTGGTGTTATACCAAATGAACTTAGTAGCCTGAGTAATTTGACTAAACTTGATCTTTCAATCAACAACCTCAAGGGTCCTGTTCCGTTTGGGTTTCAGTATATGCCTGCATTGAGTCAATTGCAGCTTTTCGAAAACAGTTTGAGTGGTACCATTCCTCAAGGACTTGGACGTTATAGCCCGCTGTGGGTGGTCGACTTTTCGGACAACCTCTTGACAGGACGAATACCTCCCCATCTATGTCGTCGTTCTAACCTGATCATCTTGAACTTGGTGTCAAATAACCTTTATGGAAATATACCTACCGGGATCTTGAAGTGCGAATCGTTGTTGCAAATTCGTCTCATCGGAAACAGGTTTAGTGGCAGCTTTCCATCAGAGTTGTGTAACTTGATGAATCTTACTGGCATTGAATTGGACCAGAATAGATTCAGTGGTCCGCTTCCTCCAGAAATTAAGAATTGCCAAACGTTGCAAAGGCTGCATATTTCAAACAACTACTTTACATCTAATTTTCCTAAGGAGATAGGGAAGCTTGTGCAGTTGGTGTCGTTCAATGCTTCATCGAATCGTTTTACTGGGTCGATTCCACCAGAAATCGCCCACTGCAAGACTCTCCAACGGCTCGATCTCAGCCACAACAGGTTTGAAAATACGTTACCGAATGGGATTGGATCTCTTTTAGAGCTGGAAATTCTCAGAGTTTCAGAAAATAAGTTATCAGGCAACATACCTGCAGAATTGAGAGACCTCTCCCGTTTGACAGAATTGCAAATGGGAGGTAATTCATTCTCTGGTAGCATTCCTATGGAGTTGGGGTCTCTAAAAAGCTTGCAGATTGCTCTGAATCTCAGTTTCAATATGTTAACTGGGACAATACCATCAGAACTTGGAAACCTGAGTCTACTGGAATATCTCCTGCTTAATAACAATCGCTTGACCGGTGAAATACCGAGCTCGTTTTCCAGTCTTTCGAGTTTAATGGGTTGCAACTTCTCCTACAACGACCTTCATGGGCCAATCCCGTCGATACCCTTGCTTCAGAACATGCTTGCTAGTAGCTTCATTGGGAATAAGGGGCTCTGTGGTGGACCTCTTGGTGACTGCAATGGAGATTTGTCGTCTCCATCTGTTCCATCTTCCGAGAGCGTAAATGCTCCTCGAGGTAGAATCATTATCGGGATTGCTGCTTCCATCGGTGGAGTTTCTATTGTTCTAATCATGATCATCTTACATTGCATGATACATCGACCGGATATGGtgcaaaacaaggaaaaactATCTCTGGATTCGAACATCTACTTCCCGCCTAAGGAAGGTTTTACTTTCCGAGATCTAATTAGAGCTACAAATGGTTTTCATGAGAGCTGTGTTGTAGGAAAAGGTGCTTGTGGAACTGTCTACAAGGCAGTGATGCCTTCAGGACAGACCATTGCCGTTAAGAAGTCGATGTCGAACAGGGAAGGGAGCACCATGGAGAATAGTTTCTGGGCTGAGATTTCGACTCTGGGAAAGATCAGACATCGCAACATCGTTAAACTATATGGCTATTGCTATCATCAAGGTTccaatcttcttctttatgAGTACATGGAAAGGGGTAGTTTGGGCGAGTTGCTTCACGGGACTGCATCTAACTTGGAATGGCCGACTCGGTTTACAATTGCCGTGGGAGCTGCCGAGGGACTTGCTTACCTACATCATGACTGCAAACCAAGGATCATACATCGTGATATCAAATCGAATAACATTCTTCTCGATCGTAACTTTGAAGCCCATGTTGGTGATTTCGGTTTGGCGAAAGTGATGGACATGCCTCATTCTAAATCAATGTCAGCCGTTGCTGGATCGTACGGTTACATCGCTCCTG AGTATGCATACACCATGAAAGTCACAGAAAAATGTGACATATACAGCTATGGGGTAGTTTTACTAGAACTGCTAACTGGAAAAACTCCGGTACAGCCAGTAGATCAGGGAGGCGATCTCGTCACATGGGTCAAAATCTATCTACGAAACCATTCGATGTCGTCTGGAATACTAGACGAGCGGCTGAATCTTCAAGACCAATCCACGGTAGATCACATGCTGACAGTCCTAAAAATTGCTTTGATGTGCACAAGTCTATCTCCTTATCAACGACCATCGATGCGGGAAGTCGTATTGATGCTTTTAGAATCTACCGAGCCCGACGAAGATCATATTCCAGCTTTAACTGATAATCTAGCTCCTAAGGACGATGCTGTCTCGTGA
- the LOC111779271 gene encoding glycine-rich protein 23-like: protein MAKIHVVVVVVVFVLLVVHANGRNVPGGGSGDGDGMVDMAVAPVAGQPSSNDVDQKNIYGGVGGFAGMGGYIGGLFPHLGGVGVIGKYGGIGGGIGFGHGGFGGGVGGVGGVGGGVVPFP, encoded by the exons ATGGCGAAGATTCACGTTGTTGTTGTCGTGGTCGTGTTTGTTTTGCTCGTTGTGCATGCAAATGGACGTAACGTTCCAG gtgGTGGTAGCGGAGATGGGGATGGAATGGTAGACATGGCTGTGGCACCGGTAGCGGGTCAGCCGAGCAGCAACGATGTCGACCAAAAGAATATCTATGGTGGGGTTGGAGGGTTTGCAGGGATGGGTGGCTACATTGGAGGATTGTTTCCACATCTTGGTGGGGTTGGTGTAATTGGGAAGTACGGCGGAATTGGTGGTGGGATTGGGTTTGGTCACGGTGGCTTTGGAGGCGGAGTTGGCGGCGTTGGCGGCGTAGGTGGTGGAGTTGTGCCATTTCCTTGA